Genomic segment of Branchiostoma floridae strain S238N-H82 unplaced genomic scaffold, Bfl_VNyyK Sc7u5tJ_410, whole genome shotgun sequence:
CTCTACAAATTGCttaaattgataaaaacaagacttcttacgctttgtgtgttttgttgtcttgtttatcatatatgtacattttgtatgatattcgcAGTAGAAAGTCAAGGGTGACACAAATTCACCTCCAATGTACGTACAACTGCCCAGTGAGACACCAAGTTAAATATAGGCAGCCAACTGCCTCTAGATCTAAGCAAGGaaccttaggccacactgatgtaattttatggatgacatcctctgcagacccCAAGACGAAGGGCGAAGAATAAAAATCTAGCAAATATGCTTGTAAACCACGGGACTAAACATCCAATCCATTTTTCTCCAGTTTGTCTTGTTAACTTCTAGTGAAGCTGTAATatacaatcgtcgccatttcagttacaatgtttttattgccagtcttgagAGGGGAACAAAGGCGCTGTGGCCCCATACCTTTAATCATGtgccccttaccctggagagcagatccccAGGCAAATATAAATTTCTGGTTggccagggatgctattgggtcacatgtggccacagatgtagggttttattgggggggggggaggcaaaattgatgcgcgcacggatgtcatctataaaattaatTTATTGTGGCCTTACCTGGACATCCAGTCTTATCCTTCCTAACCCCATAGCCAATAGAGAACTAGTGGCAAAATGACTACCTTAGTTTGCTAAAGGTTAAAGTAAAATTACCACTCCACACTGTTGCTCTTGATTCATCtatatctttatttttctcaaTCTTGTTTCCTGACTCTCATTTAAAATAGTTCTCTGCCTGTGGGCAATACAAGATCTTCTTGAGTCAGAGTGACATTTGCTAAAACTACTATCAGTTCATAGAGTGTTGAAGTTTCTCTTGTCAACAGTTTCCACCTTCAAGAGGTTTTCGAGAATCCCTGTTTTCACATTAAGACGCTTGTCTGAAACACGTATCACTTCTCGTTGTCTCTTTAATACTCAGCATCAATGTTCCTGATTAATCTTATACCATAAATCTCATTCCTGAGTCTTTGTCAATGGCTACTTTCTATGATGGCCATGATTTAAAAGTCCATAGTAATTCTAACGAACTTGACAGGCCAACTAACAAAGataaccgttttttttttcattttacatttttctttacAAGCTATGAATACTGCCAAACCATTTGAATCGTATCAGCTCCTTCTCtaaagaaaatattcgaaaATACTTTTAATCACTCACATAGATGTAAATATCttgtttacaacaacaacatgttcaTCTGTTGATATGActtgaaatgacaaaacaaaaaatgatacatgcaCATGCCACGGTGTTGATTTGTGAATGGAAGATAGCTTTAAGGAAAAGTAAGGCGTGTAGGTTTTTGGCCCCTAGCGTTTGTTTGGGACTGAAGGGGCCAATTTTGTTTTAAAGTTTGAcaaagaataactcaagaagggctTCGCTGATCGTCATGATcgttggtatgtagatagcttgaTAATGATTAACATAAtcacaaacttggtatcttctCTTTATATTTTTGGCCAATAAAAGTACGAAGCTATAAAATATACACTAATGTAATGCTGTTGTTTTAAGTCCGACTTCTACGATTCTCCTGTTAGAGATGTTAGTTTTGAAGACTTCCTTGCATCATGGAGATAATGGCACCCACGAGGTCTGTTCCTCACTCCAGTCTAagggagaaagaagaaaaacagccATTAGAATATACCATCTTTATGTCAAATTGCCAAAGACAAGCTGCCATTAACATGAAAcaaatttcatttcagtttATCATAACATTTTTATAACATAATTGAGTAGTGAGTGCTAAATATGATCTGACTAGGTCTTACAATAGCACTCACCTCTTTTGCTTCTCTTGGACTCCTACATGTAGTCGTCTTGTCGGTCGGTGCCCTGGACGTGATTGGCTGCAGACAGTGCCATAGACGGGCTGTACCTCACCGTTGAGTCGCTTCCGTAGCCTTCCGTTAGGTCAGGCATATTTGTGGGAGCTATGCCGTTGCGTTGTCCATCCAAGCTATCCCTCTGACGTTTGAAGCGCCCTGTTTTCAGTGCCGCTAGGGGGAGTTTGCTGAAGTCGAACCGGCGTCGAGACACTGGGGAGTTCATCCTCGGGATGGCCGAAAGTGTCAGGAGGTCCTCGTTGGGTCCTTTTTGCAACTGTCCATGGCTTCCGTCGTTTTCTGACACCATCTCCGTTTCTTCTTCTCGAGCATTTTCTCTGGCCTCGAGCTCTTGTTTTGACTCATCGGAGTTTTCTTCTGTCGGCACCGATCTTCCGAACCGACCGCTGGCCAGAGCTGCTAGGGGCATCCTAAGGGAGACGGTTCCGAGACGCCGCAACGCCCGCGGTGCCATGCTCTTGTCTCTTCCGAATCTGCCAACCACTAAGGCTGCTAGGGGAACCTTCTTTGTCAAGCTGCTGGATCTGCCGAACCGCCCAGACGCCAGGGCCTCTAGGGGGACTTTCTTTGTCAAGGTACTGGATCTGCCGAACCGTCCGGCCGCCAGGGCCTCCAGGGGGACTTTCTTTGCCAAGCTGCCGGATCTGCCGAACCGCCCGGCCACCAGGGCCTCCAGGGGGACTTTCTTCTTCAGTCCGCCGACGGACCGACTGTCTCGTTCAAGACCAGTTGTCTGTCCGAACCGACCGGCCATCAGTGCGTTCAACGGGAGACCCTTGCTGTGTTCTTCAGATCTTCCGAATCGGCCTGCCGTCAACGCCCCGATGGGCATCTTCTCCAAACCGTTGACGGACCGGCCAAAGCGTCCAGTTGATAGGGCTGCGAGAGGGATTTTCTTGGTAAAGCTGGAGCGACCGAATCGTCCACTTGCTAAGGCTTGCATTGGCATAGCGCCCCTTTTTGTGGTTCCTTCTTCCTCGTCGCTTTCTATCAATTCTTTTAGTTGACACAGGGACTTTGTTCCCTCGGGAAAGGCGACAGGTTCTTCAGGGTAGATGACCGTGTCTTCTTGAGGTGCTCTCCAAGCCCAGAGGAGGGCATTTTCGATGTTGTCTTGCAGAGGCTCTACCTTTGGGATTATTGGGTTACTGACTGTACCGATGATTCGCTCGGAGTCGCCGTTATTGTTGGGGGGTTCGACAGCTGCACCCATTGCCACGAGTACGGTGGTCAGTACGACCACGCTTAAACTGTTCATGTCCTGAAACAagcagaaacagaaaaaaatttagaaTCATCAATACGTTGGCAAGGTCATCACACTTTGGTGTATCTGAATAGCTTTAAAATTATTTCCAATTCAATTTTCATTACAAATAACAACAAAAGTCTGAATGGGATTGTTCTGGCAAGGTAGGCGGCAGGTTTCATGAATGTATCCACTCAAATGAATTTATCCACTCAAAAGTTTATAAATGATCCAAAATCTATGATTGAAACCATTAAGATTTATTCAAAAGTAATAATCATACTACATCGATAGTTCAAGGAGACCATTTTCGTGTGCAGTCGAATTCTGTATTCAGGTCAAACAGTGCAGGTCAGTCTTTGTAATTCAACATTCCTGCGTAGATAGTTTTGGTTTGCTTGATCTAGAGTTGGTAAAAAAGTCCTTTGATGATCAATATCCTTGTTCTTAATGAGCTGTCACGTCATAGTATTGAGATGATCTGTATGATGCCTTCGGGGGTTACCACTACTTGACAATGTTTCCACGCGTTCCTGTAAGGCACGAATGTTTGATTACTATTTGTGTGGCGGTTGCCCGGTTATCAAATTATCAATAGACATGTGCCTAACCCTTCAAAGCTGCACTCAGACGTACCGTGCAGATGATATCTTAACATCTATTTGCCCCTGTGTCAAAGATACTAAAAACTGAACTAACGAGGATTCAAGTCAATACCATATCATATTACTTGAATGCCTCAATGCTTTTAGCATATTTGGGTTGGGTTTTCATATGTGGCTCTTTCGGTCAATGTGGACcatagtaaaatcctaattaACACCAGGCCTGCAGCATTGGCAATGGCTAATCCGTCCTATGTAATGATAGCAGTCGCTGCCACATACGTGGAGATCCTaatcaaaaaaacaaacaaacaaacaaacaaacaaacgtcacatctgtaagctgacccCGTTATGACCTAATTCTCTTCTCTGTGGATCAACTTTTTCCTTCTGTGCTGCGAACCAGTTTGGCTTCTTCTGGTTTTAGCTGCCTGGCCATCCGGTTATTAGTCATTTGTAAGACTCTCTATGTACTCCATATTGATATGGAGAGCTTTTGGGTCTATCAGTAACTAAACATAAGGCTAAGTGgatatgattatatggatggcatcctatgGATACCAACAACTTTTACGATACGAGGGTGCGAGTAAAAAATGTTgccccaaaaaagttgcctctgTTCATCGTGAAATCGATGAGGTTCATTTCTGTTATTtcttatcttcttttttttactttagaatccactttggcattctataacATTACTATCCATTTTTTTTCGATTCTTAATTTACGGCAGATGTGCGCATTTTCCAACTGCTTCTAAAAATTTACAGTGTGGAcaaaaaatttttttggggaacggatgaaaattgatgcgcgcttggatgccatccatgtagtaaaatcaacatggcctaactcaTTAACGATCATTAACTGTCGGTTAAAAGAATGGATAGATGCTAATATAATGGGCACCCGAATTTCCCAAGGTACTACAATCTGTCAACACTATACAACCCAACAAtcgtttcagtaccaaggaaaggatCAACTAATGGACATAATAGACCTCACCTCCTGTACATATCAGTTCATAGCTACGGTATAAAACCTGGTGCTCAATACGAcatcctcagtgtcactgacgaaagatagttggagctatctgaaacgtctatTTCACAAAACTATATATGTTgattgagtaattgctttttggcgtaatgGACTAAAATTCGGTCCTTATGAAATGTAAttactttcctcattaatcgcTCAAAACCAAAATTTCCGTGACGTtaatggaattcaagtgattttgctACCACAGACGGAAAGCATTTAATGTATATGGAGGACAATAATGCTCTGAATCGTATCTCATATCGGCCTTTGGTGAACAGCCTGTATttccacccttcggcgtaacacgtAGGCACCAACTTTAGAATCGTGTTCACTACAATACGTTCCGCCCGTTGTATAGTGTCATATTTTCAAACACTATACTTAAACGAAGCCGGCACGCCACTTAGCCTTGTGGCTGGGTGAAACTGACAAATCTTGACTGTCTAATGTGTTGCAGCACACGAGAGGTAGACCTTAATGTGCCATAACTGTCTCCATGTGTCAAACTTGTCTTATCGTACAAGTATTAGTTTGTATCGGACATTTTCGACAGCCAGACAAATTGCCATTTGACAAGATAGcttttacatttgtatcaatatATTTATCTATAATAGTAATTTGCACTACGTACGTTTGGAGTAAACGCACCGGTTTTCCACGTAGAATCTAGCTGACCGATCacaatttcaaaacaaagtcactgtttttttgttgtcattcttCGAGATCATAACTTATTCACAGCGTATTATGCGACTTTGTTGTGTCATGAAAGTGTCTTTCAGATCTCCGCACTTCCCACCCACGCTTGAGTTTTCTGCCATTTTGTACCGATATGGGATTTGTTCGGTAGGCTACCGAAAACTATATCTAAGGGACTTGGCGTCGCTTATTTCCGCGCTGTTTATCAACactagaaatgtaaaaaaaaagacgcGAATATGTTGAAAGGCAATTGAAAGTCCGAATGGGCATTTTTAGCTTTAGAATGCTTCCAGTTTTGGGGCCTGAATTCTACAATATGTAAGAGTTTTCATTCAAATGTATCCATCAGGGACATTTTGGAGGCTGCAGAGAAAGCCTCATGTTGGTTGTGGTTCCGTAGGGGGGAACCGTGGAAGCCACACGGACACAGGTCGGGGAATGATCAACCTCGGCTGGGTGGCCCGAGCGAGGGTGTATGGTGAGCAAAGACCCGAAACACCTAATGACCCCGGGTTCATCACTGATGATGTGTCCCTGTTCGCGTTACCAGAGTGTATTCTAGAGTCATTCTGGATTAACACCGCTTAAACTCGTGGTCGTAGCTGTTCTCTGTTATTGTCGTGCCTGGTGCCAAATGGATCTACAAACATAGCCTTTACACGTCTTTCTCCCTCCCTGGTGGCGTCTTATGTGGGTCAGTCATCCGTTTATTTCTGGCGACACTTGCACCTTTATCGCAGGTTTGGATGGAAAATCCACCACATTTTCTCTTATTAGAGAACGAAAAGGTCAGTATTTACGCATTTGCGCAGGTGTTTCGTTGGTCAAATGACACGCCCTATCCGTGTGGGTTAGGACAATCAAGTATGCTATAATTAAATGTGTAGCAGTTTTGGGGGGAAAGCGGGAAAGGCACCGACAACCGATATCCATAAACGTAGGTTGTACCGGAACGTGCGGGTGTATGATAACAGTAATAATACATGTCGACCCATAGATAACATCTACTCACTATGTCATTATGGTTTTAAAATAGCCACACTTTGCTTTTGCAGACGCCGAATGTGTATTAATCATGCCCCCACTCCATTAGAGTAGGCACCTCGCTGTGACCGCGCGCCCTGCGCGTGCGACTTAGCTATTTGACAGATcgctaaaaaagaaaaagaaaacaatctcTTGTCACTtcgtgtgctttgttgtcttttcaatcaTACTTTCAGTcactccttctaacatcacaaaacccacacattatagaaaaggtgggatctttcgtcttccactagAGTTGCCACCTCGCTGTGACCGCGCACCCTGTGACTTAGctatttgacagatcgctcagaGTCACTtcgtgtgctttgttgtcttttcagtcatacgtTTGTATTTAGCATCACATTCCAGTTGTACATATATAACGTCAAGTCCAAAAATCCTATCATGGGCCGCAGCGAGTgtgcagcgcgatcgccgtcatGGTAATTTGGGTTCCATTCCAGCTACCCGTGTgtaaaagaacgtgcaaacagtgcacgtcaaacatggtggaagacgaaacacattctatgtcaaactgctctttctacgatgacaagaaaagagctgtttgaagaggccaccaaattccatccaagCTTCTtaacattcactgacaaaaagaaaataattctccttctaacatcacaaaacccacacataatagaaaagttggatctttcgtcttccactggaAAAAGGAGTTGAACCCAATAACCctggatctagagttagctttgactagttttagactagagttgacacctgtgatattgtttttacattatttgaatatctcatgttacctgcaattaacccacggacaagaatttgcaataaactttatcatcATTGGTGGAGTACACGTGAAGTGCCCGAAAAGCAATTGACTTCAACAGCGTTTTCTGATCTGTGATGAGACCAAATGCCTTTACAAAATATAATATTACCGAATGCTACCATGCAAGTTCTTTCAAATAGCAAATTGAACGCTCTACTCCTCGCTTGAGTGAAGTGCAATTGTTACGACCCGTCGCTAATGATTGGAACGAGTGGAACGAGTGGAACTCGCTGGAGTACTGTAGGCGCATGCTCAtaagatagctttaaacaacgcTTACAGTTAGATCGATGTGCAAAGAAAGGTAAGGGTTCGAAAGATCGATCAGTGTAATATGAAAATCTTCGCACAtactgccgcgccgcgtgcctatgaagctggtgtgttacgccgaagggcgttTATACCGGCTTTGCAGTATTAGATACAGATATGCAATGGTGCAAAATGAAACGGAGAAGCGCTGATGCGTCCTTTTAACCACCTTTTGAGGCAATTAATGAGTAAGAGCCTGGGCATGTATGTCGTGTGATCGTCGTAGGAATTTATTGCCAGAGGATTtccaagcaggctgtgacagaaccaaccacggACAATGATCTAAGTCAACATTTTGTGTAACAAGTCACAACTGAACTTTGCAGGACTGTCCCCAAAATACCCTAAGTTAGTgatcgtacgatgatcgcacGACGTTCGTGGCCGCGCCGTAGGGGAGAGATACGTTCTGCACATGTAGTTAGATCTAAAATACTCGAAAATCAGGAGACATACAAATTTTACCCTGGATAGCACCGGGTACCCGAACTTTTCATATTGGATCCCATCCACTTTAGTGATCTGTCGGACATAAATTGTACTTGCACGCTGATAGAAATCAATCGGCGAGAGTGCATTAGTACTACATAGAACAGGAGAGGCAATTGGGCGGTAAAACGCCACTATCTGTAGTGATGGCTCGATTAGTCCCTGTCTCACAAGTGATCTTGAATGTCATTAATTGCCGAGCATACGTTTCCAGGCCATGCATTTGCGTAGATCCGGCGGTTCTCTGAAAATGTATGGCTCGAAAAAGTACGGACAAACACCCGTGGCGCAACATTTCTTCTAGACTATTGAATCAGCAAGGTGTATTCCGCAAAGACAAACTAAAAAGTAGCATATTGCTCTATATTGATATCATTATATCCATCATATTGCACTACGATCATTTGAACACCAAATGGAAAAGGAAAACCACACAGAACACCGAAAAAGTAGCCACATTCGTCTACAGTTTCAACTTAGAACCGTCCTATTTCAAACAGAATGAACTTACCGTAATGTTCTATCATTCATGTGGCCCCTAGTTTTGTTTGAATGccgaaatgaaaagaaaattaacataGAACACGGCAAAGGCAGCCGGAATCGTCCTCAATTTCAACATGCAGCAACCGGTAGATTTTAAAAAGATTGAACTTACCTTTCCAGACGTTCTTGCTAGACAGAAGAAATGGGGCGATCTTCTTGATGAAACTGAAGTTCAGTGAGTAGACTTTCCACAGAGAGACAAGCAACTTGTTTAGGCCGTGGAATGACTGTACTCCGCGCCTCAGCGAAAGGTTTTATAGACGGCACCCTGTATGGTGACTCATTGGCTCCGCCCCTTTTCAGCTTGCCAGATTTAGATCCTGCAGCATTCTCGCATTCTCATTGGTCCAATCGCAGACACGATTCGTACCCGAGATTACCATGGAAACCCGCCCTGATATGCCAATCTCAATGTGGGTGAGTTAACTGCGCATCTCCACCTGattggccgtaggggcagtatgACGCTCCACGTGGGGGCCATAGTAGCCTCTATGACGCTCCATGATCCTTAGGCTAATAGCTATAACGTCATAGATAAATGTAACTTGATCAAGGCTGAAATTATGACCCCACGTCACCGTAAAAGGATCGGCAGAAAGAGGCAATTATTTCTCTCAGAGCTAATGCCGATTTGACCTTTTTCGACTGTTCACATTAGCTCTCACGCCAATTGGTGGAAATAGAAAAGTGACCGTAGATACGCTAGACCGTTGTTTTAAACGGAGTGGTCAGCTAACGTTACCACATGTACGTTGACA
This window contains:
- the LOC118408795 gene encoding uncharacterized protein LOC118408795, whose amino-acid sequence is MNSLSVVVLTTVLVAMGAAVEPPNNNGDSERIIGTVSNPIIPKVEPLQDNIENALLWAWRAPQEDTVIYPEEPVAFPEGTKSLCQLKELIESDEEEGTTKRGAMPMQALASGRFGRSSFTKKIPLAALSTGRFGRSVNGLEKMPIGALTAGRFGRSEEHSKGLPLNALMAGRFGQTTGLERDSRSVGGLKKKVPLEALVAGRFGRSGSLAKKVPLEALAAGRFGRSSTLTKKVPLEALASGRFGRSSSLTKKVPLAALVVGRFGRDKSMAPRALRRLGTVSLRMPLAALASGRFGRSVPTEENSDESKQELEARENAREEETEMVSENDGSHGQLQKGPNEDLLTLSAIPRMNSPVSRRRFDFSKLPLAALKTGRFKRQRDSLDGQRNGIAPTNMPDLTEGYGSDSTVRYSPSMALSAANHVQGTDRQDDYM